In the genome of Ciona intestinalis unplaced genomic scaffold, KH HT001172.1, whole genome shotgun sequence, one region contains:
- the LOC100179283 gene encoding glial fibrillary acidic protein-like isoform X2, whose protein sequence is MDSSDYRYSGGAKAGTSSYQLRYGGNRFVGARRSYGGRSSGVIEAPITRVTVSDGLELTPSLMTSRSEEKAELGSLNDRFVSYIDKVRSLTAVNRTLEIKIKQLEANRVVPSRSGQLYEAQLHKLQRELEKAVVEKTRIEIELENCYRELDAIRLKLEREEEDRKFAEEESASLRKDVDQATLARTELETKVESLQEELDLVRRSTDEDIRVLTEQLSSTTVYSENVDEPTTDLSESLKDVRAAYERLTQKNKIEIEGYYKTKISDLQNQLKEEAGTNKSSKTEVLELRRQLQSVTNELESTANNNSAIETQLQELDIRYHNEVAGYQQKLMDMEAELSLTRDRVARQLVDYNELLNIKLSLDFEIKTYRKLLEGEENRINVSSSSVNYNGELSTEGDVISKVVTVEERKVVIRKESENDEKNSSSSSSSSSSESESEI, encoded by the exons ATTACAGATACAGCGGCGGTGCCAAGGCAGGCACTTCGAGCTACCAACTACGCTATGGTGGGAACCGCTTTGTTGGCGCACGGAGAAGCTATGGGGG TCGTTCTTCAGGAGTGATTGAAGCGCCAATTACTCGAGTAACCGTTAGTGATGGTTTGGAGCTTACTCCGtcactgatgacgtcacgatccGAAGAAAAAGCAGAGCTAGGTTCATTAAATGATCGTTTCGTTTCTTACATCGATAAAGTTCGGAGTCTCACTGCAGTAAACCGGACActggaaattaaaattaaacag CTTGAAGCAAACAGAGTTGTCCCGAGTAGATCCGGTCAACTATACGAAGCCCAACTACATAAACTACAGCGGGAGTTGGAAAAGGCCGTCGTAGAAAAAACAAGAATCGAAATTGAGCTCGAAAATTGTTACAGGGAATTGGACGCAATCAGACTTAA ATTGGAACGAGAAGAAGAAGATCGAAAATTCGCGGAGGAAGAATCGGCATCACTGCGCAAGGATGTAGATCAGGCAACACTGGCAAGAACTGAGTTGGAAACGAAGGTGGAATCACTGCAAGAGGAACTGGACCTAGTGCGAAGATCAACGGATGAG GACATCCGAGTTTTAACCGAGCAGCTCTCTAGCACCACCGTGTATTCGGAAAATGTTGACGAACCGACAACTGATCTTTCGGAATCTTTGAAGGACGTCCGTGCAGCTTATGAACGTCTTACACAGAAGAATAAGATCGAAATAGAGggatattataaaactaag atTTCTGATTTGCAAAATCAACTAAAAGAAGAAGCTGGAACAAACAAATCTTCTAAAACAGAGGTTCTTGAATTGAGGCGACAACTGCAGAGCGTCACAAATGAGTTAGAGTCAACAGCAAATAAT AACTCTGCCATCGAGACTCAATTACAAGAGCTGGATATTCGTTACCACAACGAGGTCGCCGGATATCAACAAAAGCTCATG GACATGGAAGCAGAATTGTCATTGACACGTGATCGCGTGGCGAGACAACTGGTCGATTACAATGAGTTGCTGAATATAAAACTTTCGCTAGATTTCGAAATCAAAACTTACAGGAAACTTTTGGAAGGCGAGGAGAATAG aatcAACGTCAGTTCGTCGTCCGTGAACTACAACGGTGAATTATCTACTGaaggtgacgtcatcagcaaGGTGGTCACCG TGGAGGAGCGAAAAGTTGTGATTCGGAAAGAGAGTGAAAACGACGAAAAGAACTCTTCCAGCAGCTCGTCGTCGTCTTCATCGGAGTCGGAGAGTGAGAtctaa
- the LOC100179283 gene encoding glial fibrillary acidic protein-like isoform X1, whose product MDSSGAVTVSRSFEQKTTIEKSGKFERTADLSDYRYSGGAKAGTSSYQLRYGGNRFVGARRSYGGRSSGVIEAPITRVTVSDGLELTPSLMTSRSEEKAELGSLNDRFVSYIDKVRSLTAVNRTLEIKIKQLEANRVVPSRSGQLYEAQLHKLQRELEKAVVEKTRIEIELENCYRELDAIRLKLEREEEDRKFAEEESASLRKDVDQATLARTELETKVESLQEELDLVRRSTDEDIRVLTEQLSSTTVYSENVDEPTTDLSESLKDVRAAYERLTQKNKIEIEGYYKTKISDLQNQLKEEAGTNKSSKTEVLELRRQLQSVTNELESTANNNSAIETQLQELDIRYHNEVAGYQQKLMDMEAELSLTRDRVARQLVDYNELLNIKLSLDFEIKTYRKLLEGEENRINVSSSSVNYNGELSTEGDVISKVVTVEERKVVIRKESENDEKNSSSSSSSSSSESESEI is encoded by the exons ATTACAGATACAGCGGCGGTGCCAAGGCAGGCACTTCGAGCTACCAACTACGCTATGGTGGGAACCGCTTTGTTGGCGCACGGAGAAGCTATGGGGG TCGTTCTTCAGGAGTGATTGAAGCGCCAATTACTCGAGTAACCGTTAGTGATGGTTTGGAGCTTACTCCGtcactgatgacgtcacgatccGAAGAAAAAGCAGAGCTAGGTTCATTAAATGATCGTTTCGTTTCTTACATCGATAAAGTTCGGAGTCTCACTGCAGTAAACCGGACActggaaattaaaattaaacag CTTGAAGCAAACAGAGTTGTCCCGAGTAGATCCGGTCAACTATACGAAGCCCAACTACATAAACTACAGCGGGAGTTGGAAAAGGCCGTCGTAGAAAAAACAAGAATCGAAATTGAGCTCGAAAATTGTTACAGGGAATTGGACGCAATCAGACTTAA ATTGGAACGAGAAGAAGAAGATCGAAAATTCGCGGAGGAAGAATCGGCATCACTGCGCAAGGATGTAGATCAGGCAACACTGGCAAGAACTGAGTTGGAAACGAAGGTGGAATCACTGCAAGAGGAACTGGACCTAGTGCGAAGATCAACGGATGAG GACATCCGAGTTTTAACCGAGCAGCTCTCTAGCACCACCGTGTATTCGGAAAATGTTGACGAACCGACAACTGATCTTTCGGAATCTTTGAAGGACGTCCGTGCAGCTTATGAACGTCTTACACAGAAGAATAAGATCGAAATAGAGggatattataaaactaag atTTCTGATTTGCAAAATCAACTAAAAGAAGAAGCTGGAACAAACAAATCTTCTAAAACAGAGGTTCTTGAATTGAGGCGACAACTGCAGAGCGTCACAAATGAGTTAGAGTCAACAGCAAATAAT AACTCTGCCATCGAGACTCAATTACAAGAGCTGGATATTCGTTACCACAACGAGGTCGCCGGATATCAACAAAAGCTCATG GACATGGAAGCAGAATTGTCATTGACACGTGATCGCGTGGCGAGACAACTGGTCGATTACAATGAGTTGCTGAATATAAAACTTTCGCTAGATTTCGAAATCAAAACTTACAGGAAACTTTTGGAAGGCGAGGAGAATAG aatcAACGTCAGTTCGTCGTCCGTGAACTACAACGGTGAATTATCTACTGaaggtgacgtcatcagcaaGGTGGTCACCG TGGAGGAGCGAAAAGTTGTGATTCGGAAAGAGAGTGAAAACGACGAAAAGAACTCTTCCAGCAGCTCGTCGTCGTCTTCATCGGAGTCGGAGAGTGAGAtctaa